A genomic region of Botrytis cinerea B05.10 chromosome 9, complete sequence contains the following coding sequences:
- the Bcaqp9 gene encoding Bcaqp9: MEGGLRSPLNRAVRMAKYLLVLPLDSCIGMLPYPKQRCESFNVVDLLSTCSFYKGAVSLKNLKLHIEQHPSFANPSLSHISKFAFTELPFHAFTFSIPKMSLDKQESPIPIVSNDKNIGIFESQNSSPNLSSHESTLDGNNMHTVSSEGSGAYAEHGPGIDHKIPQELEIQSKPDLLWSRVRHTMREPFSEFFGVFILILFGDGVVAQVVLSSGERGSYQSISWGWGIGVMLGVYASGVSGAHINPAVTFANCIFRKFPWRKFPIYMLAQVLGAMCASGVVYANYKSAIDMFEGGNNIRTVGLNTSSAGIFCTYPAPFMTKTGQFFSEFVASTILMFCIYALQDNGNLGSGNLTPLGLFFVIFGIGACFGWETGYAINLARDFGPRLMSYFLGYGHEVWSAGNYYFWVPMVAPFIGCLFGGWLYDVFIFTGESPINTPWMGLKRLMPGGLGSKKVDSKV; encoded by the exons ATGGAGGGTGGTTTGAGGTCTCCCCTCAATCGGGCAGTTAGGATGGCCAAGTATTTGCTTG TTTTACCTTTAGATTCTTGCATTGGTATGCTACCATACCCAAAACAGCGTTGCGAGAGTTTCAATGTTGTAGACTTGTTGTCCACATGTTCATTCTATAAGGGTG CAGTATCActcaaaaatctcaagcTACATATAGAACAGCATCCGTCTTTCGCAAATCCATCTTTGTCTCATATATCCAAGTTTGCATTCACAGAATTGCCATTCCACGCCTTTACTTTCTCAATTCCTAAAATGAGTCTAGATAAGCAAGAGTCTCCCATTCCTATCGTTAGCAATGACAAGAACATAGGGATATTTGAATCCCAAAACTCCTCGCCAAACCTCTCATCACACGAGTCTACGTTGGACGGAAACAACATGCATACGGTATCCAGTGAAGGTAGTGGTGCTTATGCAGAGCATGGTCCTGGAATCGATCATAAGATCCCACAAGAACTCGAGATACAGTCCAAGCCGGACCTCTTATGGAGTCGTGTTCGACATACCATGCGAGAACCTTTCTCGGAATTCTTTGGTGTATTTATTTT GATCTTGTTTGGAGATGGTGTAGTTGCGCAAGTAGTCCTTAGCTCCGGCGAGAGAGGCTCCTATCAATCTATATCTTGGGGATGGGG AATTGGAGTTATGCTTGGGGTCTATGCTTCAGGTGTTAGTGGTGCTCACATAAACCCAGCTGTGACATTCGCAAACTGcatctttcgaaaatttcCCTGGCGCAAATTCCCCATCTACATGTTGGCGCAAGTGTTGGGTGCAATGTGCGCCTCTGGTGTGGTCTATG CAAACTATAAATCTGCCATTGATATGTTCGAAGGGGGGAATAACATTCGAACTGTGGGTCTCAATACATCATCTGCAGGCATATTCTGCACCTACCCCGCCCCTTTCATGACAAAGACAGGACAATTCTTTTCGGAGTTTGTCGCAAGTACGATACTCATGTTTTGTATCTACGCTCTACAAGACAATGGTAACTTAGGCTCTGGAAATCTTACCCCACTTGGACTCTTCTTCGTGATTTTTGGTATTGGAGCTTGCTTTGGAT GGGAAACTGGATATGCTATCAATTTGGCTAGAGACTTCGGTCCAAGATTGATGAGCTACTTCCTTGGATATGGTCATGAGGTATGGAGCGCGGGAAACTATTACTTTTGGGTACCTATGGTAGCACCATTCATCGGATGCCTGTTTGGAGGCTGGTTGTATG ATGTCTTCATTTTCACTGGTGAAAGCCCCATCAATACTCCTTGGATGGGACTGAAGCGACTCATGCCTGGGGGTCTCGGGAGTAAGAAAGTAGATTCCAAAGTTTAA
- the Bcaqp9 gene encoding Bcaqp9: protein MEGGLRSPLNRAVRMAKYLLVLPLDSCIGMLPYPKQRCESFNVVDLLSTCSFYKVSLKNLKLHIEQHPSFANPSLSHISKFAFTELPFHAFTFSIPKMSLDKQESPIPIVSNDKNIGIFESQNSSPNLSSHESTLDGNNMHTVSSEGSGAYAEHGPGIDHKIPQELEIQSKPDLLWSRVRHTMREPFSEFFGVFILILFGDGVVAQVVLSSGERGSYQSISWGWGIGVMLGVYASGVSGAHINPAVTFANCIFRKFPWRKFPIYMLAQVLGAMCASGVVYANYKSAIDMFEGGNNIRTVGLNTSSAGIFCTYPAPFMTKTGQFFSEFVASTILMFCIYALQDNGNLGSGNLTPLGLFFVIFGIGACFGWETGYAINLARDFGPRLMSYFLGYGHEVWSAGNYYFWVPMVAPFIGCLFGGWLYDVFIFTGESPINTPWMGLKRLMPGGLGSKKVDSKV, encoded by the exons ATGGAGGGTGGTTTGAGGTCTCCCCTCAATCGGGCAGTTAGGATGGCCAAGTATTTGCTTG TTTTACCTTTAGATTCTTGCATTGGTATGCTACCATACCCAAAACAGCGTTGCGAGAGTTTCAATGTTGTAGACTTGTTGTCCACATGTTCATTCTATAAGG TATCActcaaaaatctcaagcTACATATAGAACAGCATCCGTCTTTCGCAAATCCATCTTTGTCTCATATATCCAAGTTTGCATTCACAGAATTGCCATTCCACGCCTTTACTTTCTCAATTCCTAAAATGAGTCTAGATAAGCAAGAGTCTCCCATTCCTATCGTTAGCAATGACAAGAACATAGGGATATTTGAATCCCAAAACTCCTCGCCAAACCTCTCATCACACGAGTCTACGTTGGACGGAAACAACATGCATACGGTATCCAGTGAAGGTAGTGGTGCTTATGCAGAGCATGGTCCTGGAATCGATCATAAGATCCCACAAGAACTCGAGATACAGTCCAAGCCGGACCTCTTATGGAGTCGTGTTCGACATACCATGCGAGAACCTTTCTCGGAATTCTTTGGTGTATTTATTTT GATCTTGTTTGGAGATGGTGTAGTTGCGCAAGTAGTCCTTAGCTCCGGCGAGAGAGGCTCCTATCAATCTATATCTTGGGGATGGGG AATTGGAGTTATGCTTGGGGTCTATGCTTCAGGTGTTAGTGGTGCTCACATAAACCCAGCTGTGACATTCGCAAACTGcatctttcgaaaatttcCCTGGCGCAAATTCCCCATCTACATGTTGGCGCAAGTGTTGGGTGCAATGTGCGCCTCTGGTGTGGTCTATG CAAACTATAAATCTGCCATTGATATGTTCGAAGGGGGGAATAACATTCGAACTGTGGGTCTCAATACATCATCTGCAGGCATATTCTGCACCTACCCCGCCCCTTTCATGACAAAGACAGGACAATTCTTTTCGGAGTTTGTCGCAAGTACGATACTCATGTTTTGTATCTACGCTCTACAAGACAATGGTAACTTAGGCTCTGGAAATCTTACCCCACTTGGACTCTTCTTCGTGATTTTTGGTATTGGAGCTTGCTTTGGAT GGGAAACTGGATATGCTATCAATTTGGCTAGAGACTTCGGTCCAAGATTGATGAGCTACTTCCTTGGATATGGTCATGAGGTATGGAGCGCGGGAAACTATTACTTTTGGGTACCTATGGTAGCACCATTCATCGGATGCCTGTTTGGAGGCTGGTTGTATG ATGTCTTCATTTTCACTGGTGAAAGCCCCATCAATACTCCTTGGATGGGACTGAAGCGACTCATGCCTGGGGGTCTCGGGAGTAAGAAAGTAGATTCCAAAGTTTAA
- the Bcaqp9 gene encoding Bcaqp9 has protein sequence MEGGLRSPLNRAVRMAKYLLDSCIGMLPYPKQRCESFNVVDLLSTCSFYKGAVSLKNLKLHIEQHPSFANPSLSHISKFAFTELPFHAFTFSIPKMSLDKQESPIPIVSNDKNIGIFESQNSSPNLSSHESTLDGNNMHTVSSEGSGAYAEHGPGIDHKIPQELEIQSKPDLLWSRVRHTMREPFSEFFGVFILILFGDGVVAQVVLSSGERGSYQSISWGWGIGVMLGVYASGVSGAHINPAVTFANCIFRKFPWRKFPIYMLAQVLGAMCASGVVYANYKSAIDMFEGGNNIRTVGLNTSSAGIFCTYPAPFMTKTGQFFSEFVASTILMFCIYALQDNGNLGSGNLTPLGLFFVIFGIGACFGWETGYAINLARDFGPRLMSYFLGYGHEVWSAGNYYFWVPMVAPFIGCLFGGWLYDVFIFTGESPINTPWMGLKRLMPGGLGSKKVDSKV, from the exons ATGGAGGGTGGTTTGAGGTCTCCCCTCAATCGGGCAGTTAGGATGGCCAAGTATTTGCTTG ATTCTTGCATTGGTATGCTACCATACCCAAAACAGCGTTGCGAGAGTTTCAATGTTGTAGACTTGTTGTCCACATGTTCATTCTATAAGGGTG CAGTATCActcaaaaatctcaagcTACATATAGAACAGCATCCGTCTTTCGCAAATCCATCTTTGTCTCATATATCCAAGTTTGCATTCACAGAATTGCCATTCCACGCCTTTACTTTCTCAATTCCTAAAATGAGTCTAGATAAGCAAGAGTCTCCCATTCCTATCGTTAGCAATGACAAGAACATAGGGATATTTGAATCCCAAAACTCCTCGCCAAACCTCTCATCACACGAGTCTACGTTGGACGGAAACAACATGCATACGGTATCCAGTGAAGGTAGTGGTGCTTATGCAGAGCATGGTCCTGGAATCGATCATAAGATCCCACAAGAACTCGAGATACAGTCCAAGCCGGACCTCTTATGGAGTCGTGTTCGACATACCATGCGAGAACCTTTCTCGGAATTCTTTGGTGTATTTATTTT GATCTTGTTTGGAGATGGTGTAGTTGCGCAAGTAGTCCTTAGCTCCGGCGAGAGAGGCTCCTATCAATCTATATCTTGGGGATGGGG AATTGGAGTTATGCTTGGGGTCTATGCTTCAGGTGTTAGTGGTGCTCACATAAACCCAGCTGTGACATTCGCAAACTGcatctttcgaaaatttcCCTGGCGCAAATTCCCCATCTACATGTTGGCGCAAGTGTTGGGTGCAATGTGCGCCTCTGGTGTGGTCTATG CAAACTATAAATCTGCCATTGATATGTTCGAAGGGGGGAATAACATTCGAACTGTGGGTCTCAATACATCATCTGCAGGCATATTCTGCACCTACCCCGCCCCTTTCATGACAAAGACAGGACAATTCTTTTCGGAGTTTGTCGCAAGTACGATACTCATGTTTTGTATCTACGCTCTACAAGACAATGGTAACTTAGGCTCTGGAAATCTTACCCCACTTGGACTCTTCTTCGTGATTTTTGGTATTGGAGCTTGCTTTGGAT GGGAAACTGGATATGCTATCAATTTGGCTAGAGACTTCGGTCCAAGATTGATGAGCTACTTCCTTGGATATGGTCATGAGGTATGGAGCGCGGGAAACTATTACTTTTGGGTACCTATGGTAGCACCATTCATCGGATGCCTGTTTGGAGGCTGGTTGTATG ATGTCTTCATTTTCACTGGTGAAAGCCCCATCAATACTCCTTGGATGGGACTGAAGCGACTCATGCCTGGGGGTCTCGGGAGTAAGAAAGTAGATTCCAAAGTTTAA
- the Bcaqp9 gene encoding Bcaqp9 produces the protein MEGGLRSPLNRAVRMAKYLLVLPLDSCIGMLPYPKQRCESFNVVDLLSTCSFYKAVSLKNLKLHIEQHPSFANPSLSHISKFAFTELPFHAFTFSIPKMSLDKQESPIPIVSNDKNIGIFESQNSSPNLSSHESTLDGNNMHTVSSEGSGAYAEHGPGIDHKIPQELEIQSKPDLLWSRVRHTMREPFSEFFGVFILILFGDGVVAQVVLSSGERGSYQSISWGWGIGVMLGVYASGVSGAHINPAVTFANCIFRKFPWRKFPIYMLAQVLGAMCASGVVYANYKSAIDMFEGGNNIRTVGLNTSSAGIFCTYPAPFMTKTGQFFSEFVASTILMFCIYALQDNGNLGSGNLTPLGLFFVIFGIGACFGWETGYAINLARDFGPRLMSYFLGYGHEVWSAGNYYFWVPMVAPFIGCLFGGWLYDVFIFTGESPINTPWMGLKRLMPGGLGSKKVDSKV, from the exons ATGGAGGGTGGTTTGAGGTCTCCCCTCAATCGGGCAGTTAGGATGGCCAAGTATTTGCTTG TTTTACCTTTAGATTCTTGCATTGGTATGCTACCATACCCAAAACAGCGTTGCGAGAGTTTCAATGTTGTAGACTTGTTGTCCACATGTTCATTCTATAAGG CAGTATCActcaaaaatctcaagcTACATATAGAACAGCATCCGTCTTTCGCAAATCCATCTTTGTCTCATATATCCAAGTTTGCATTCACAGAATTGCCATTCCACGCCTTTACTTTCTCAATTCCTAAAATGAGTCTAGATAAGCAAGAGTCTCCCATTCCTATCGTTAGCAATGACAAGAACATAGGGATATTTGAATCCCAAAACTCCTCGCCAAACCTCTCATCACACGAGTCTACGTTGGACGGAAACAACATGCATACGGTATCCAGTGAAGGTAGTGGTGCTTATGCAGAGCATGGTCCTGGAATCGATCATAAGATCCCACAAGAACTCGAGATACAGTCCAAGCCGGACCTCTTATGGAGTCGTGTTCGACATACCATGCGAGAACCTTTCTCGGAATTCTTTGGTGTATTTATTTT GATCTTGTTTGGAGATGGTGTAGTTGCGCAAGTAGTCCTTAGCTCCGGCGAGAGAGGCTCCTATCAATCTATATCTTGGGGATGGGG AATTGGAGTTATGCTTGGGGTCTATGCTTCAGGTGTTAGTGGTGCTCACATAAACCCAGCTGTGACATTCGCAAACTGcatctttcgaaaatttcCCTGGCGCAAATTCCCCATCTACATGTTGGCGCAAGTGTTGGGTGCAATGTGCGCCTCTGGTGTGGTCTATG CAAACTATAAATCTGCCATTGATATGTTCGAAGGGGGGAATAACATTCGAACTGTGGGTCTCAATACATCATCTGCAGGCATATTCTGCACCTACCCCGCCCCTTTCATGACAAAGACAGGACAATTCTTTTCGGAGTTTGTCGCAAGTACGATACTCATGTTTTGTATCTACGCTCTACAAGACAATGGTAACTTAGGCTCTGGAAATCTTACCCCACTTGGACTCTTCTTCGTGATTTTTGGTATTGGAGCTTGCTTTGGAT GGGAAACTGGATATGCTATCAATTTGGCTAGAGACTTCGGTCCAAGATTGATGAGCTACTTCCTTGGATATGGTCATGAGGTATGGAGCGCGGGAAACTATTACTTTTGGGTACCTATGGTAGCACCATTCATCGGATGCCTGTTTGGAGGCTGGTTGTATG ATGTCTTCATTTTCACTGGTGAAAGCCCCATCAATACTCCTTGGATGGGACTGAAGCGACTCATGCCTGGGGGTCTCGGGAGTAAGAAAGTAGATTCCAAAGTTTAA
- the Bcaqp9 gene encoding Bcaqp9: protein MEGGLRSPLNRAVRMAKYLLDSCIGMLPYPKQRCESFNVVDLLSTCSFYKGVSLKNLKLHIEQHPSFANPSLSHISKFAFTELPFHAFTFSIPKMSLDKQESPIPIVSNDKNIGIFESQNSSPNLSSHESTLDGNNMHTVSSEGSGAYAEHGPGIDHKIPQELEIQSKPDLLWSRVRHTMREPFSEFFGVFILILFGDGVVAQVVLSSGERGSYQSISWGWGIGVMLGVYASGVSGAHINPAVTFANCIFRKFPWRKFPIYMLAQVLGAMCASGVVYANYKSAIDMFEGGNNIRTVGLNTSSAGIFCTYPAPFMTKTGQFFSEFVASTILMFCIYALQDNGNLGSGNLTPLGLFFVIFGIGACFGWETGYAINLARDFGPRLMSYFLGYGHEVWSAGNYYFWVPMVAPFIGCLFGGWLYDVFIFTGESPINTPWMGLKRLMPGGLGSKKVDSKV from the exons ATGGAGGGTGGTTTGAGGTCTCCCCTCAATCGGGCAGTTAGGATGGCCAAGTATTTGCTTG ATTCTTGCATTGGTATGCTACCATACCCAAAACAGCGTTGCGAGAGTTTCAATGTTGTAGACTTGTTGTCCACATGTTCATTCTATAAGGGTG TATCActcaaaaatctcaagcTACATATAGAACAGCATCCGTCTTTCGCAAATCCATCTTTGTCTCATATATCCAAGTTTGCATTCACAGAATTGCCATTCCACGCCTTTACTTTCTCAATTCCTAAAATGAGTCTAGATAAGCAAGAGTCTCCCATTCCTATCGTTAGCAATGACAAGAACATAGGGATATTTGAATCCCAAAACTCCTCGCCAAACCTCTCATCACACGAGTCTACGTTGGACGGAAACAACATGCATACGGTATCCAGTGAAGGTAGTGGTGCTTATGCAGAGCATGGTCCTGGAATCGATCATAAGATCCCACAAGAACTCGAGATACAGTCCAAGCCGGACCTCTTATGGAGTCGTGTTCGACATACCATGCGAGAACCTTTCTCGGAATTCTTTGGTGTATTTATTTT GATCTTGTTTGGAGATGGTGTAGTTGCGCAAGTAGTCCTTAGCTCCGGCGAGAGAGGCTCCTATCAATCTATATCTTGGGGATGGGG AATTGGAGTTATGCTTGGGGTCTATGCTTCAGGTGTTAGTGGTGCTCACATAAACCCAGCTGTGACATTCGCAAACTGcatctttcgaaaatttcCCTGGCGCAAATTCCCCATCTACATGTTGGCGCAAGTGTTGGGTGCAATGTGCGCCTCTGGTGTGGTCTATG CAAACTATAAATCTGCCATTGATATGTTCGAAGGGGGGAATAACATTCGAACTGTGGGTCTCAATACATCATCTGCAGGCATATTCTGCACCTACCCCGCCCCTTTCATGACAAAGACAGGACAATTCTTTTCGGAGTTTGTCGCAAGTACGATACTCATGTTTTGTATCTACGCTCTACAAGACAATGGTAACTTAGGCTCTGGAAATCTTACCCCACTTGGACTCTTCTTCGTGATTTTTGGTATTGGAGCTTGCTTTGGAT GGGAAACTGGATATGCTATCAATTTGGCTAGAGACTTCGGTCCAAGATTGATGAGCTACTTCCTTGGATATGGTCATGAGGTATGGAGCGCGGGAAACTATTACTTTTGGGTACCTATGGTAGCACCATTCATCGGATGCCTGTTTGGAGGCTGGTTGTATG ATGTCTTCATTTTCACTGGTGAAAGCCCCATCAATACTCCTTGGATGGGACTGAAGCGACTCATGCCTGGGGGTCTCGGGAGTAAGAAAGTAGATTCCAAAGTTTAA
- the Bcaqp9 gene encoding Bcaqp9: protein MEGGLRSPLNRAVRMAKYLLDSCIGMLPYPKQRCESFNVVDLLSTCSFYKAVSLKNLKLHIEQHPSFANPSLSHISKFAFTELPFHAFTFSIPKMSLDKQESPIPIVSNDKNIGIFESQNSSPNLSSHESTLDGNNMHTVSSEGSGAYAEHGPGIDHKIPQELEIQSKPDLLWSRVRHTMREPFSEFFGVFILILFGDGVVAQVVLSSGERGSYQSISWGWGIGVMLGVYASGVSGAHINPAVTFANCIFRKFPWRKFPIYMLAQVLGAMCASGVVYANYKSAIDMFEGGNNIRTVGLNTSSAGIFCTYPAPFMTKTGQFFSEFVASTILMFCIYALQDNGNLGSGNLTPLGLFFVIFGIGACFGWETGYAINLARDFGPRLMSYFLGYGHEVWSAGNYYFWVPMVAPFIGCLFGGWLYDVFIFTGESPINTPWMGLKRLMPGGLGSKKVDSKV from the exons ATGGAGGGTGGTTTGAGGTCTCCCCTCAATCGGGCAGTTAGGATGGCCAAGTATTTGCTTG ATTCTTGCATTGGTATGCTACCATACCCAAAACAGCGTTGCGAGAGTTTCAATGTTGTAGACTTGTTGTCCACATGTTCATTCTATAAGG CAGTATCActcaaaaatctcaagcTACATATAGAACAGCATCCGTCTTTCGCAAATCCATCTTTGTCTCATATATCCAAGTTTGCATTCACAGAATTGCCATTCCACGCCTTTACTTTCTCAATTCCTAAAATGAGTCTAGATAAGCAAGAGTCTCCCATTCCTATCGTTAGCAATGACAAGAACATAGGGATATTTGAATCCCAAAACTCCTCGCCAAACCTCTCATCACACGAGTCTACGTTGGACGGAAACAACATGCATACGGTATCCAGTGAAGGTAGTGGTGCTTATGCAGAGCATGGTCCTGGAATCGATCATAAGATCCCACAAGAACTCGAGATACAGTCCAAGCCGGACCTCTTATGGAGTCGTGTTCGACATACCATGCGAGAACCTTTCTCGGAATTCTTTGGTGTATTTATTTT GATCTTGTTTGGAGATGGTGTAGTTGCGCAAGTAGTCCTTAGCTCCGGCGAGAGAGGCTCCTATCAATCTATATCTTGGGGATGGGG AATTGGAGTTATGCTTGGGGTCTATGCTTCAGGTGTTAGTGGTGCTCACATAAACCCAGCTGTGACATTCGCAAACTGcatctttcgaaaatttcCCTGGCGCAAATTCCCCATCTACATGTTGGCGCAAGTGTTGGGTGCAATGTGCGCCTCTGGTGTGGTCTATG CAAACTATAAATCTGCCATTGATATGTTCGAAGGGGGGAATAACATTCGAACTGTGGGTCTCAATACATCATCTGCAGGCATATTCTGCACCTACCCCGCCCCTTTCATGACAAAGACAGGACAATTCTTTTCGGAGTTTGTCGCAAGTACGATACTCATGTTTTGTATCTACGCTCTACAAGACAATGGTAACTTAGGCTCTGGAAATCTTACCCCACTTGGACTCTTCTTCGTGATTTTTGGTATTGGAGCTTGCTTTGGAT GGGAAACTGGATATGCTATCAATTTGGCTAGAGACTTCGGTCCAAGATTGATGAGCTACTTCCTTGGATATGGTCATGAGGTATGGAGCGCGGGAAACTATTACTTTTGGGTACCTATGGTAGCACCATTCATCGGATGCCTGTTTGGAGGCTGGTTGTATG ATGTCTTCATTTTCACTGGTGAAAGCCCCATCAATACTCCTTGGATGGGACTGAAGCGACTCATGCCTGGGGGTCTCGGGAGTAAGAAAGTAGATTCCAAAGTTTAA
- the Bcaqp9 gene encoding Bcaqp9 has product MEGGLRSPLNRAVRMAKYLLDSCIGMLPYPKQRCESFNVVDLLSTCSFYKVSLKNLKLHIEQHPSFANPSLSHISKFAFTELPFHAFTFSIPKMSLDKQESPIPIVSNDKNIGIFESQNSSPNLSSHESTLDGNNMHTVSSEGSGAYAEHGPGIDHKIPQELEIQSKPDLLWSRVRHTMREPFSEFFGVFILILFGDGVVAQVVLSSGERGSYQSISWGWGIGVMLGVYASGVSGAHINPAVTFANCIFRKFPWRKFPIYMLAQVLGAMCASGVVYANYKSAIDMFEGGNNIRTVGLNTSSAGIFCTYPAPFMTKTGQFFSEFVASTILMFCIYALQDNGNLGSGNLTPLGLFFVIFGIGACFGWETGYAINLARDFGPRLMSYFLGYGHEVWSAGNYYFWVPMVAPFIGCLFGGWLYDVFIFTGESPINTPWMGLKRLMPGGLGSKKVDSKV; this is encoded by the exons ATGGAGGGTGGTTTGAGGTCTCCCCTCAATCGGGCAGTTAGGATGGCCAAGTATTTGCTTG ATTCTTGCATTGGTATGCTACCATACCCAAAACAGCGTTGCGAGAGTTTCAATGTTGTAGACTTGTTGTCCACATGTTCATTCTATAAGG TATCActcaaaaatctcaagcTACATATAGAACAGCATCCGTCTTTCGCAAATCCATCTTTGTCTCATATATCCAAGTTTGCATTCACAGAATTGCCATTCCACGCCTTTACTTTCTCAATTCCTAAAATGAGTCTAGATAAGCAAGAGTCTCCCATTCCTATCGTTAGCAATGACAAGAACATAGGGATATTTGAATCCCAAAACTCCTCGCCAAACCTCTCATCACACGAGTCTACGTTGGACGGAAACAACATGCATACGGTATCCAGTGAAGGTAGTGGTGCTTATGCAGAGCATGGTCCTGGAATCGATCATAAGATCCCACAAGAACTCGAGATACAGTCCAAGCCGGACCTCTTATGGAGTCGTGTTCGACATACCATGCGAGAACCTTTCTCGGAATTCTTTGGTGTATTTATTTT GATCTTGTTTGGAGATGGTGTAGTTGCGCAAGTAGTCCTTAGCTCCGGCGAGAGAGGCTCCTATCAATCTATATCTTGGGGATGGGG AATTGGAGTTATGCTTGGGGTCTATGCTTCAGGTGTTAGTGGTGCTCACATAAACCCAGCTGTGACATTCGCAAACTGcatctttcgaaaatttcCCTGGCGCAAATTCCCCATCTACATGTTGGCGCAAGTGTTGGGTGCAATGTGCGCCTCTGGTGTGGTCTATG CAAACTATAAATCTGCCATTGATATGTTCGAAGGGGGGAATAACATTCGAACTGTGGGTCTCAATACATCATCTGCAGGCATATTCTGCACCTACCCCGCCCCTTTCATGACAAAGACAGGACAATTCTTTTCGGAGTTTGTCGCAAGTACGATACTCATGTTTTGTATCTACGCTCTACAAGACAATGGTAACTTAGGCTCTGGAAATCTTACCCCACTTGGACTCTTCTTCGTGATTTTTGGTATTGGAGCTTGCTTTGGAT GGGAAACTGGATATGCTATCAATTTGGCTAGAGACTTCGGTCCAAGATTGATGAGCTACTTCCTTGGATATGGTCATGAGGTATGGAGCGCGGGAAACTATTACTTTTGGGTACCTATGGTAGCACCATTCATCGGATGCCTGTTTGGAGGCTGGTTGTATG ATGTCTTCATTTTCACTGGTGAAAGCCCCATCAATACTCCTTGGATGGGACTGAAGCGACTCATGCCTGGGGGTCTCGGGAGTAAGAAAGTAGATTCCAAAGTTTAA
- the Bcaqp9 gene encoding Bcaqp9 has translation MEGGLRSPLNRAVRMAKYLLVLPLDSCIGMLPYPKQRCESFNVVDLLSTCSFYKGVSLKNLKLHIEQHPSFANPSLSHISKFAFTELPFHAFTFSIPKMSLDKQESPIPIVSNDKNIGIFESQNSSPNLSSHESTLDGNNMHTVSSEGSGAYAEHGPGIDHKIPQELEIQSKPDLLWSRVRHTMREPFSEFFGVFILILFGDGVVAQVVLSSGERGSYQSISWGWGIGVMLGVYASGVSGAHINPAVTFANCIFRKFPWRKFPIYMLAQVLGAMCASGVVYANYKSAIDMFEGGNNIRTVGLNTSSAGIFCTYPAPFMTKTGQFFSEFVASTILMFCIYALQDNGNLGSGNLTPLGLFFVIFGIGACFGWETGYAINLARDFGPRLMSYFLGYGHEVWSAGNYYFWVPMVAPFIGCLFGGWLYDVFIFTGESPINTPWMGLKRLMPGGLGSKKVDSKV, from the exons ATGGAGGGTGGTTTGAGGTCTCCCCTCAATCGGGCAGTTAGGATGGCCAAGTATTTGCTTG TTTTACCTTTAGATTCTTGCATTGGTATGCTACCATACCCAAAACAGCGTTGCGAGAGTTTCAATGTTGTAGACTTGTTGTCCACATGTTCATTCTATAAGGGTG TATCActcaaaaatctcaagcTACATATAGAACAGCATCCGTCTTTCGCAAATCCATCTTTGTCTCATATATCCAAGTTTGCATTCACAGAATTGCCATTCCACGCCTTTACTTTCTCAATTCCTAAAATGAGTCTAGATAAGCAAGAGTCTCCCATTCCTATCGTTAGCAATGACAAGAACATAGGGATATTTGAATCCCAAAACTCCTCGCCAAACCTCTCATCACACGAGTCTACGTTGGACGGAAACAACATGCATACGGTATCCAGTGAAGGTAGTGGTGCTTATGCAGAGCATGGTCCTGGAATCGATCATAAGATCCCACAAGAACTCGAGATACAGTCCAAGCCGGACCTCTTATGGAGTCGTGTTCGACATACCATGCGAGAACCTTTCTCGGAATTCTTTGGTGTATTTATTTT GATCTTGTTTGGAGATGGTGTAGTTGCGCAAGTAGTCCTTAGCTCCGGCGAGAGAGGCTCCTATCAATCTATATCTTGGGGATGGGG AATTGGAGTTATGCTTGGGGTCTATGCTTCAGGTGTTAGTGGTGCTCACATAAACCCAGCTGTGACATTCGCAAACTGcatctttcgaaaatttcCCTGGCGCAAATTCCCCATCTACATGTTGGCGCAAGTGTTGGGTGCAATGTGCGCCTCTGGTGTGGTCTATG CAAACTATAAATCTGCCATTGATATGTTCGAAGGGGGGAATAACATTCGAACTGTGGGTCTCAATACATCATCTGCAGGCATATTCTGCACCTACCCCGCCCCTTTCATGACAAAGACAGGACAATTCTTTTCGGAGTTTGTCGCAAGTACGATACTCATGTTTTGTATCTACGCTCTACAAGACAATGGTAACTTAGGCTCTGGAAATCTTACCCCACTTGGACTCTTCTTCGTGATTTTTGGTATTGGAGCTTGCTTTGGAT GGGAAACTGGATATGCTATCAATTTGGCTAGAGACTTCGGTCCAAGATTGATGAGCTACTTCCTTGGATATGGTCATGAGGTATGGAGCGCGGGAAACTATTACTTTTGGGTACCTATGGTAGCACCATTCATCGGATGCCTGTTTGGAGGCTGGTTGTATG ATGTCTTCATTTTCACTGGTGAAAGCCCCATCAATACTCCTTGGATGGGACTGAAGCGACTCATGCCTGGGGGTCTCGGGAGTAAGAAAGTAGATTCCAAAGTTTAA